One stretch of Asterias rubens chromosome 8, eAstRub1.3, whole genome shotgun sequence DNA includes these proteins:
- the LOC117293216 gene encoding monocarboxylate transporter 9-like, translated as MGAPAVVPWRWVILLVRMGVSFVFFGVLKSMGLFINEFVEYFECSTRAAGLVVSLPFTIGSGTGILIGVLLKIFGARPLMIISGAVFAVSLIIAAVVSTSLVHIALCFIVGSLGYAMMRNASVAVVLKHFPDNFASMNGLSLIGGPLGMMVVPPVVQQLIQLYDWRGALALLGAMSANVCVLAALVRPLRTRNSYTPIADGEPNSTTNPPPNESLWHKLRQTFGIISEKIHLKMFVDAPGFVTIQIGSFLGGAVFGGWHIYLIPNGIAQGFNETMSSFLATFAAFGNVFGRVLSGFLIDHGLGKAHNLLAGSAFLLALVCLLDPIAAPSYEAVATLATLGGFFFGISFPLMFVLSVNIHEERRVSAMAWMLFFTGFGMSTGGFAIGWIYDVTGDYGVAFCTMGVISVVIGLLSLTLRPTCFSCKTQDRE; from the exons ATGGGCGCACCAGCTGTAGTTCCATGGCGATGGGTGATTCTCCTAGTAAGGATGGGCGTAAGTTTCGTGTTCTTTGGCGTCCTGAAATCCATGGGGTTGTTTATAAATGAGTTTGTTGAGTACTTTGAATGCAGCACACGTGCAGCAGGTCTTGTCGTTAGCCTCCCATTCACCATTGGTAGTGGAACAG GGATCCTCATTGGAGTTCTACTGAAAATATTTGGAGCTAGACCGCTGATGATTATTAGCGGTGCGGTTTTTGCTGTATCTCTGATCATAGCCGCAGTGGTATCGACATCACTAGTCCACATTGCTCTGTGTTTCATCGTAGGCA GTTTGGGATATGCCATGATGCGAAATGCTTCAGTCGCAGTTGTGTTGAAACACTTCCCGGATAATTTCGCCTCCATGAATGGGTTGAGTTTGATAGGAGGCCCTTTGGGTATGATGGTCGTCCCTCCCGTGGTTCAGCAACTGATCCAGCTGTATGATTGGCGAGGTGCTCTGGCTCTTCTCGGAGCTATGTCGGCAAATGTTTGCGTCCTCGCTGCTCTGGTAAGACCTCTGCGCACCAGAAACTCCTACACACCAATAGCTGATGGTGAGCCGAACTCTACAACTAACCCACCTCCCAACGAGTCACTTTGGCACAAATTGAGACAAACGTTTGGAATAATAAGTGAGAAAATTCACCTCAAAATGTTCGTTGATGCACCTGGATTCGTCACCATCCAGATTGGTAGTTTCCTTGGGGGAGCCGTGTTCGGTGGTTGGCATATCTATCTCATTCCGAATGGTATTGCTCAGGGTTTCAATGAGACAATGTCATCATTCCTGGCTACTTTTGCCGCCTTTGGAAATGTGTTTGGGCGCGTTTTGTCCGGATTTTTAATCGACCACGGACTGGGAAAAGCACACAATCTACTCGCTGGGTCGGCTTTCCTGCTGGCCTTGGTGTGTCTCCTTGATCCTATCGCTGCACCATCATATGAGGCAGTTGCTACCCTCGCCACTCTTGGCGGGTTTTTCTTTGGAATCAGCTTTCCATTAATGTTCGTCTTGTCGGTTAATATTCATGAAGAAAGAAGAGTGTCTGCCATGGCTTGGATGTTGTTCTTCACTGGTTTCGGTATGTCAACAGGAGGTTTCGCAATAG GTTGGATATATGACGTGACTGGTGATTATGGAGTTGCTTTCTGCACGATGGGAGTAATTTCTGTTGTCATTGGGTTGTTGTCATTGACGTTGAGACCTACTTGCTTCTCATGTAAAACTCAGGATCGGGAGTAG
- the LOC117293877 gene encoding monocarboxylate transporter 12-like, whose protein sequence is MLFVKYSLFFQFVSQGFGSSIMQTVSVAVLLQYFPDNFAFMNGVSLIGGPVGMMIVPPVVQQLIQLYDWRGALALLGAMTANYCVFAALVRPLRTRNSYTPIADGEPSSSTNPLPNESLWHKLRQTFGIISDKLCLQMFVDEPGFVTLLFVSFLDGILFGGWHIFLIPNAIALGFNETRSSFLATFAGFGTILGRVLSGFLIDQGLLQAHNLLAVSSFLLALVCLLDPIAAPSYEAVAALATLGGFCFGVIFPLLIVLSVNFPEKRIVSALSWMFLFTGFGASVGGFIIGWLYDVTGDYGVAFCTMGVISAVMGMLSVTLRPTCFPCKTQNRALD, encoded by the exons ATGTTGTTTGTCaaatattcattattttttcaatttgtgtcCCAAGGTTTTGGATCCTCCATTATGCAAACTGTTTCAGTCGCAGTTCTGTTGCAATATTTCCCGGATAATTTCGCTTTCATGAACGGGGTGAGTTTGATAGGAGGCCCTGTGGGTATGATGATCGTCCCTCCCGTGGTTCAGCAACTGATCCAGCTGTATGATTGGCGAGGTGCTCTTGCTCTTCTTGGTGCTATGACGGCAAATTATTGCGTCTTCGCTGCTCTGGTAAGACCTCTGCGTACCAGAAACTCCTACACACCGATAGCTGATGGTGAGCCGAGCTCTTCAACTAATCCACTTCCCAACGAATCACTTTGGCACAAATTGAGACAAACGTTTGGAATAATAAGTGATAAACTTTGCCTCCAAATGTTCGTTGATGAACCGGGATTTGTTACCCTCCTGTTCGTTAGTTTCCTCGATGGTATCTTGTTTGGTGGTTGGCATATCTTTCTCATCCCGAATGCTATTGCTCTGGGTTTCAATGAGACAAGGTCATCATTCCTTGCTACTTTTGCCGGCTTTGGAACCATACTTGGGCGCGTTTTGTCCGGATTTTTAATCGACCAAGGACTGCTGCAAGCACATAATCTCCTCGCTGTGTCATCTTTCCTGCTGGCCTTGGTGTGTCTCCTTGATCCTATCGCTGCACCATCATATGAGGCAGTTGCTGCTCTCGCCACTCTTGGTGGGTTTTGCTTTGGAGTAATCTTTCCATTATTGATAGTCTTGTCGGTTAATTTTCCTGAAAAGAGAATAGTGTCTGCCCTATCTTGGATGTTTTTATTCACTGGTTTCGGAGCGTCAGTAGGAGGTTTCATTATCG GTTGGTTATATGACGTGACTGGTGACTATGGAGTTGCTTTCTGCACGATGGGAGTCATTTCTGCTGTCATGGGGATGTTGTCTGTGACGTTGAGACCTACTTGCTTTCCATGTAAAACTCAGAATCGGGCGTTGGATTAA
- the LOC117293594 gene encoding uncharacterized protein LOC117293594: MILHNCKHPPLNVHKYYLIVLLYSLPSSKATRARRDCPVKGCGSVGLLRVDHHLRRVHQLKKEGRKYRSLLDTAAPTEKSPSKAKRRFNNDPLWAAFKKHLTGIQGTSHKNANQVIKEIQTWIDMSGMSLRSALRPPNLNETMDRLRASSLQPGTIKHYGSSLLKLTVYLDLNPAARRALAISEKYLSNAKRCIEYLLKHLKKLVKRRQSTVRSQITEEILSHEDLDLYHEACKGNLQNILDQVNAGKVLSEKDSTYFRTYLMLALLLSNAGRAGVVANMEFQEFEAAKAVNNRWVIIVKQHKTADVAGPAPVVVNAENAGPPPTLFR, from the exons ATGATCTTACACAATTGTAAACATCCTCCTCTAAATGTGCATAAGTATTatcttattgttttattgtacagCCTGCCATCATCTAAAGCCACGCGGGCAAGGCGCGATTGTCCAGTAAAGGGGTGTGGAAGTGTGGGACTTCTTAGGGTTGATCATCATTTAAGAAGAGTGCATCAGCTGAAG AAAGAGGGAAGAAAATACCGAAGTCTTTTAGACACAGCCGCTCCAACTGAAAAGTCGCCGTCTAAGGCTAAGAGACGATTCAACAATG ATCCATTATGGGCTGCGTTCAAAAAGCACCTAACAGGAATCCAAGGGACATCCCACAAAAATGCAAACCAAGTGATTAAGGAAATACAAACATGGATTGATATGAGTGGGATGTCCCTTAGATCGGCTCTAAGGCCACCAAACCTGAATGA GACCATGGATAGGCTACGCGCCTCATCCCTGCAGCCGGGGACAATCAAACACTATGGGTCAAGCTTGCTTAAACTCACAGTGTACCTTGACTTAAACCCGGCTGCGAGGAGGGCTCTGGCCATCTCAGAAAAGTATTTAAGCAATGCAAAGAGATGCATTGAATACCTGCTCAAGCATTTGAAAAAACTTGTAAAACGCAGGCAATCAACTGTGAGATCCCAAATAACAG AAGAAATTCTCAGCCACGAAGACCTGGATTTGTATCATGAAGCTTGCAAAGGCAATTTGCAGAACATTCTAG ACCAAGTAAATGCTGGGAAGGTGCTTTCTGAAAAAGATTCAACGTACTTCAGAACGTACTTAATGTTGGCACTACTCCTGTCCAACGCAGGTAGGGCAGGAGTAGTTGCCAACATGGAGTTTCAGGAGTTCGAAGCAGCCAAGGCCGTAAATAATCGGTGGGTGATCATT GTCAAACAACACAAGACGGCGGACGTGGCTGGCCCAGCACCGGTTGTGGTGAACGCAGAAAATGCTGGGCCACCTCCAACTTTATTCAGATAA